TTATTGATTGTTTGATGACAAACATTAAGCGCTCTGGCAATTGCACGATTGGAATAGCCTTGGCTGTGCAGCGTAGCAATTCTGCCTCGTTCAAACGAAGTTAGGTGCTGACCTTTTTTTCTGACTGTGGTATTCTGTTCTTGCATCAAGACAATAACCTCTTTCATTGTTTGTGTAGGAACATCAATGATAACAGAGATTTGTCTTGGTGTTTTTTATTTTATCAATTAGCTAAAAGTATTTGGCTAACTTGATTATAAAACGCGCGAGTTTTATTGATCCTTAAATCAGCATCGATACCTTGACAAATACCTTGATTTCTAATACACTGAGTGACAATTGTTTTAATCAGGTGAACAGAGAGATCAATACTGGCTGTGAATTGATCCACTTGAATGGCGTAACATATAGGTTGATCGCGTTATAGATCATTAGAGGCAATTCATTGAATTGCGAAACTTGGGTGGAACAGCGTTGAACAAACGCCCCTAGTGCAAAATAGTCTGCACTGGGGGCGTTTTTAAATACCGAAAAATAGTCACCAGTCGGAAAAATATAAGGAGGAGCTCTCTTATGCAAGATCCACAAAAATTATCACGCTCGCTGAAAAGTCGACATATCCAAATGATCGCCATTGGTGGCGCCATTGGCACTGGCCTATTTTTAGGCTCCGGTACTGCCATTCGTGCTGCTGGGCCATCAATTATCTTGTCATATCTGATCGTCGGCGTGTTCTGTTTTTTCTTGATGCGGGCAATTGGTGAACTACTATTATCCGATACTAGTAAAAGTTCATTTCTCGATTTTGTTAAACTCTATTTAGGCAAACGAATGGAGTTTGTCGCTGGTTGGATCTACTGGCTATGTTGGATCAGTTTGGCGATGGCCGATTTAACTGCTACCGGAATCTACGTGAAATATTGGTTCCCCAGTTTCCCCCAGTGGGCAACACCACTGATCATTATATTAGTTCTCTTGATCACCAATATGGTCAACGTCGGCTTATTTGGTGAAATGGAATCCTGGTTCTCAATGATCAAAGTTGTGGCAATCGTTGCTTTAGTGGTTGTCGGCGTCGTGTTAGCGGTTATCCATTTTCCTGTTAGCACCGGACATGCCGGCTTCGCTAATTTGGTTAGTCATGGTGGTTTCTTCCCAACTGGGGCGGTTGGTTTCTTCATGTCCTTCCAGATGGTCGTCTTCGCCTTTGTTGGTATTGAAATGGTTGGTTTAACTGCTGGCGAAACAACTAATCCAGAAATTAACTTGCCCAAAGCTATTAACAGTCTGCCGATTCGGATCGGGTTATTCTACATCGGCTCAATGGTCGCAATCATGAGTGTTTACCCTTGGAATCACATTACGACCACTTCCAGCCCATTCGTTCAGGTTTTCTCCAGTATTGGTGTTGTCGGCGCGGCTGGCATCTTAAACTTTGTTGTTTTAACGGCCGCAATGTCAGCCACTAATAGCGCTATTTTCAGCACAAGCCGAACGCTACATGCTTTAGCACGCAGCGGTAATGCACCAAAACGGTTCACCAAACTCGGCCGCAATAACGTACCCAACTTGGCCCTACGCTTCTCTTCAGCAATTTTATTTGTGATCGTCATTCTAAATTACTTGATGCCAGCCAGTATTTTCAACCTGATTTCTGGTGTTTCAACGATCAACTTTGTTTTTGTTTGGTTGATTTTACTTTGGTGTCACATTAAATACCGGCAAAAATATCCCCAAGGTTATACCAAATTTAGTATGCCGGGCTACCCAATCACTGATTATCTTAGCATCTTTTTCTTCGCTACTGTACTCGTTTTCTTATTATTCGATCCGAGCACGAGAGTTTCTGTGATCATCGCCTTTGTCTGGTTTGTTTTAATGTTTATTGCTTATGAATGTATGCAGAAAACAAGTCGTAAAGCTTGATCAATACGCAAAAAGGCTTTCTACCAACAGTAAACGAGGTAGGAAGCTTTTTTTGATTAACCAAGTAACGATCCTCACTATACCCGTTCAAATTGCTTGAAAGTGATACGTATAAGTATAGAAATCAGCTTTGACCCACGGCAACGTTAAGCCGACCCGCATTAATTCATCGCCACCAAATATTTGCCCAGAATCTGTTCGATAATTCCGTTTCGGGTCTAGATAATGTAGTTTAAAAACAGGATATTGCTGTGCTGGTTGCACCAATTTTTGAAAAATCAATACATTAAATTCACTTTGATCAGCATTAATGATTAGCCAAGCTTGATAATTAATCGCTGCTGTTTCCAGCCGATAGAACCGGCCAAATTGCATTAGCACGCGGGTCTGTTTGGCTGTGCTGATCTGTTCCATTATTGCTTGCTTTTTATTTTCTGATAGCTTAGTTAAATCCAATTCATACCCCAGATTACCAAATCGCGCAACATCAAAGCGCGTCTGTAAGCTAGTTTGCCGACCGACCTGCTGATTAGGCACCCTACTAACATGCGCACCTAAAGTGATCGGCGGATATAGCAAACTATAGCCATTTTGAATCATAACACGACTAAGCGCATCGGTATTATCACTAGTCCAAGTTTGTGGCATATAATACAGCATTCCCAGATTAAAGCGGCCACCACCGCTGGAACAGCCCTCAAATAAAACATCTGGAAATTCCTTCGTCAGCACTGCTAAAATTCGATACAACCCCAACACATAACGATGCCAAGCTTCGCCCTGCTGTATATCAGCCAACTCAGCTGCGTAGACATCAGTTAAATGGCGGTTCATATCCCATTTGATGTAATCAACTTGCCCAGTACCTAAGTATCGCCGAAAAACAGTGATCAAATAGTCTTGGACATCATTTCTAGTTAGATCTAAAACTAATTGACACCGACTTTCCGTTGCCGGATATGCCGGGACCTGTAAACACCAATCAGGATGACGACGATAAAGATCACTATTACGTGAAACCATTTCCGGCTCAAACCATAACCCAAATTGAAGCCCGAGCTGCCTTATTTGTTGTGCCAATCGACTAATACCGGCTGGAAATTTAGTTTCATCCGCAATCCAGTCACCTAGTGACGATGTATCATCGTTGCGTCCTTTGAACCAACCATCATCCAATACAAATAATTCGATACCTAATTTGGCAGCTTGCCGCGCCAAGTCAAGGCACTTTTCTGCTGTCAGGTCGAAATGCATCGTTTCCCACGTATTGATCAAAATCGGCCGTGATCGTCGTCTAAATTGGGGAGCAACCAAATTTGCTTGATATAAATGTTGAAAATTTTGACTCATCCCATTTAAGCCACTCGTACTATAATTTATGATCACTTCTGGAGCAACAAAGGTTTCCTGTGCCGTTAATTGCCAAGTAAATGTATCCGGATTCAATCCTAGCTGTGCACGAATATTACCATACTGATCCACTTCAACTGCCCCCATAAAATTACCACTATAGATTAAATGAAAAGCGTAAACTTCACCATTATACTCGGTCGTTTCCGGCGCCATAAGCGCGAAAAAAGGTTGATGTTGTGGACTGCTAGTTCCGCGCGCACTTTCAATTTTTTGAATACCGGGATACAGTGGATGTCGGTTTAAATTAGCTTCCTTCGTATGCGCCCCATACAGTGATAGCCAATCAAGTTTTTGCGGAGGTAAATCAAGCGACAGACTTTGACAATTTTCAATCATAACCGGTTGCTGACCACAATTAGTCACTTCTTGATGCGTTGCAATAATATCAAGTGCCTGAAAAATCGTATAAAAAAGGGGCACTTTCACGTTCGCAATCTGGTCAACTAATTCAATTTTCAAAGTTTCCGCTGCAGCTACTTGCTCTACATAGGTTGCTGGTAATCCAGTTAGACCCGGTTTACCAGCTAAAATCTCATAACCGGCGTAGCTTAAGTCGATATGGCGGCGTTGCCCACTTTGCACAATTGTTAAGACAGGTAATCTATAATCACCAGTTCCCCTAGTCGGACAAGCCAAAGGAAGCTCATTGACCGAAAATTTACGGTCAGTTGAATCTGGGTTACTGGCAAAACCCCTGTCAGTCAACCGCAATGAATTACTGTCATGAAAACTGCGAATAGCTGAACCCAAATAACGCTGCAAAACGTATTTCTCACGTATAATCGCCAGCACAAAACTTATTCGGCCATTACTCAAATGAAAACTGGCTTGCCGTTGATCAAATTCAATCATGTGTCGATTTCCCCCAAGTATTATTAAATCTAGAAACTTATTTCTTTACTCAGTATGAAAATATCCTAAAAGACAACACTACTGCGCAACTGACTTTTAGGATAAACACCAATATTAAATTAGCTCAAGAATAAAGGCTTCATACGGCTGAATATTTTCATCCAGCGCACAACGATGCGTATTATTTTTAAGCTTAAAGACAAATTCGGTTGTGACTAACTCCGCCAAACGAGTGATCGGTACGATTTGAGCTGACAGATTAGCAACGATCAACCAACTTTGTTCTGCCGTTACCCGGCGATAAACAAACAACTGCTGATCAGTCGGTAATTCCAATTGATACCGTCCAGTAGTTAAAATTGGAAACTGATGACGTAGCTGAATTAGTTGTTGATAGTATTTAAAAATCGAAGCGTGTTGTTGCCGATCCGTAGCCACATTGATCTGACGATAATTTGGATTTAGTTGAAACCATGGTCGCCCGATGGTAAAACCTGCGTTGGCACTCGTATCCCATTGCATTGGCGTTCGCGCATGATCCCGGCTAAGCTTTTGCGCTGCAGCCAAGAACTCAGTCGCTGTCATCGTCTGATCTTGTTCCACATATTGCCGATAATTGGTCGTGATCTCAATATCTTCATAATCCGCCAATGCAAACGTAGCATTGGTCATGCCGATTTCTTCACCTTGATACACAAAGGGCGTACCCTGCATACCATGTAAAACCGTTGCAAAAGCAGTTGCACTTTGATAACGATATTTTTGGTCGTTACCCCAGCGCGAAACGATCCGCGCACGATCGTGATTTTCAAAGTACAGCGCATTCCAGCCATGATCGCGTAAATTATCTTGCCATTTTGTTAAGCTATCTTTTAATTTTAAAAGATCAAAGTGATCATAATCCCATTTACCATTGACTCCACCAGCTTTACGGTCTGCGCGCATATGTTCAAATGAAAAGACCATATCCAGCTCTTTACGTTCTGGGTCAACAAACTTGCGGACATTTGCTGCTGTAGCCCCAGGTGCTTCACCAACACTCATCATATTAAACGGCGCCAAAACTTCCCGGTTCATTTCTTGAATAAATTCATGTAACCGTGGACCATTATTCTGATCACTTAACACATATGGTCGATTCAGCTTATCTGGATAATCAGTGAAGTGCTGATCTTTAGAGATCGACGAGATCACATCCATCCGCCAACCATCAACACCCTGCGCCTTCCAAAACCGCATCATATCGTAAATCGCTTGGCGTACTAGCGGATTTTCCCAATTTAGATCGGGTTGTTCTTTAGCGTAATAATGCAAGTAATATTGTTGTCGTTCTGGCACATAAGTCCAGGCAGAACCGCCAAAGTTGGCGGCCCAATTATTCGGCTCACTACCATCCGACTTAGGATCACGCCAAATATAAAAATCACTGAAATAATTATGCCGTGATTTTTTACTTTCTTGGAACCAAACCGCTTGATCTGAGGTGTGGTTGGCCACTAGATCCATAACGATCTTTAAATGTCGTTGATGTGCCGCAGCAATCAATGCATACATATCTGCATTAGTCCCAAAGCGCTGATCAATTTGCCGATAATCACTGATATCATAACCGTTATCAATCTGCGGCGAAACATAGATTGGGCTAAGCCACAACGCATCCACACCCAATTGCTGTAAATAATCCAATTTACTGATGATACCTTGTAGATCACCGATTCCATCGCCATTAGCATCCATGAAGCTTTTAGGATAAATTTGATAGATCACAGCATTTTGCCACCACGATTGTGCCATTGATCATACCTCCTTATTTAACGTAATTGTTCTTGTGCCAACAAAAGACAACCGGTGATCCCAGCGTTATCACCTAACTGCACGGGTACGATGTAATCATCTATCGCTGGTGTCGGCACGTAACCGGCTAATTGTTGGGCAAATTGTTGCCTGATCAACGGAAATAACTGCTGTTGCTTCATAACACCACCACCAAAGATGATCATTTCCGGCGATAATGTCACGGTCAGATCAACACAAGCTTGCGCCAAATAATTGGCTTCTAAAGTCCATGCCGGATCATCGCCAGCTAAAGTCTGTGCCTTGCGCTGATATCTTTGTTCTAAAGCTGGCCCAGCAGCTAACCCTTCCAAACAATCCGCATGAAAAGGACAGTGTCCCTGGTAAGTATCAGCTGGATCATGGCGAATCAGCATATGCCCCATTTCGGGATGACCAAAGCCATGCAATAATTGACCGTTGATCACTGCACCGCCACCGATTCCAGTACCAACAGTTAAATAGACACAACTTTTTAAGCCTTGGGCTGCCCCCAGCTTCAGTTCGCCATAAGCAGCTACATTCACATCCGTAGTCCACACATATGGAATATCAAAAGCCTTTTTCATCGTTCCTAAAAAATCATAGTCGCGCCACCCGACTTTAGGCGTGGCTGTGATATAACCGTAAGTTGCAGAGTTAACGGCAACATCGATTGGGCCAAACGAACCGATGCCCATTGCGTCTACTGGATTTTTTTGAAAAAAGGAAATAACTGCTCCCATCGTTTCAGCAGGCGTCGTTGTTGGAATTTGTTCCCGCGCAACAATCGTTAACTGTTCATCGCTGACGGCACATACAAATTTCGTTCCGCCCGCTTCAATTGCACCAATTTTCATTTGCACACCTCATTATTGATTGATATTTTCGGTCAAGGCAATCAGCTGCTCGCCAGATTTAACAGTTTGATTATTGATCCGATCAACGCCACCATATGCTAATGTATTGGTAATGATCACCATGACTGTTGAATCGTAGCCCGCTGCTTTGATTGCCGCCACATCAAACGTACCTAATAGATCACCTTGTTGTACGATTTGGCCTTTACGTACGCTAGTCGTGAAGTGAGCACCCGCTAAATTAACTGTATCGATACCTAAATGGATCAATATTTCGGCTCCAGCATCGGTTTTGATACCGTAAGCATGCATCGAATCGTAGGTCACCGTTACCGTACCACTAGCTGGTGCGTAAACATTGTTATCACTCGGAATAATTGCGGCACCTTTACCCATGATCTCGGCAGAGAAAACTTGATCATCAACTTGTTGCAGCGGCACTGATTCACCTGCTACCGGCGCAGCAACGATTTCGTCTTGAACCTTACCAGCATCACTGGCTTCCGGTGCTAAATTGATGTCGGCGGCCGCATCAGTAACGGCGGCCATTTCCGGTGTAGCGTTCAAAACGCGCTTACCATAGACAAAAGTCAATGCGAAACCAAGCACAAAACTGATAACGACCCCGATCAGAAAACCTGGTACTGATCTGGCTGAAATACAGATAAAGCCGATCACACTGGCTGGTCCCATAGAAACTGATAAGACGTGCATTGCCCCGATTACTGCACTAGCGATTCCAGAAGCGATCATTGCACAAACAAACGGGAATTTTAACTTTAAGTTGACCCCAAAAATTGCTGGTTCAGTAATACCAAGTAAAGCTGAAACACTAGCTGAAGAAGCCAACCCTTTTTGCTTTTTATTCTTAGTGACAAAGAATACTGCCAAACAAGCAGCCCCTTGAGCAATATTCGCCATCGAAGCAATCGGGAAAATAAATGAACCGCCAGTTTGTTTAACATTGGCTAATAAGGTCGTCTCGATCGCCGGAAAAGTTTGATGTAAACCAGTGATCACAATCGCAGAATAGAAAGTCCCAAAAATTCCGGTACCAAACGCTCCTGCTGTGTTATAAAGCCAAACTAATCCAGTCGTTAAGCCATCTGAAACGCCGCGCATCACCGGACCAACCACGATAAAAGTCAAAAAACCAGTAATGATAATAGCCAACATTGGTGTAAATGTGAAATCAAACGCGCTAGAAATATGGCGATGGAAATACTTCTCTAAATTGGCTAAGATCCACGCAACAACTAATACTGGTAGGACAGAACCCTGATAGCCAGCTTGAGCAACGTTCAAGCCAAAAACGTTCCAGAAAACCATCTTACCAGCGGCCATTGTGGTCGCGACCGCATAGCCATTGATCAAATCCGGAGCAACCATGATCATCCCCATAGCGGCCCCTAGATAAGGATTCCCCCCAAAACGCTTAGTAGCTGAGAACCCAACCAAGATCGGTAAGAACGTAAATGGTGCCGAAGCCATCGTATTGACAATCTGGGCAAAACCATTCAACGCGGGATAAGCTTGGACAACTGATTTTGCCATAAATAAATGTTCAGCAGTTAAAACATTATTTAAAGCCATTAACAAACCACCGGCAACTAACGCAGGAATGATCGGAATAAAAATATCAGATAAGACCTTGATCAAAGCCATAAACGGATTAATCTTTTTACCATTAACTGCTGCAGCTTTGATATCATCCGGTGTCGCTTCACTCAATCCAGTTGTTTTGATCAGTTCGGCATATACCTTATCTACATCCCCTGGTCCAATAATAATTTGAAATTGACCGTTAGTTTCAAACGTCCCCTTAACACCAGGATTCGCGTCCAATGCTTTCTGATTGATCTTACTTTCATCCTTGATCACCATTCGTAAACGCGTTGCACAATGCGCTGCTGCTTGAATATTATCCGCACCAACAGCACTAAGAACATCCTTGGCCACCTTTGCATGATCCATTATCATTACCTCCAACTATTTTATGTAATCGCTTTATGTTTATTATCATACTCACTTTTTTAAAATTGTCAAACGTATATCATTTAAAAAATTAACAATCATCGATTCATAATAAATAAAAGATCTAGTAAATGATTATCGTTTGACATAAAATGGTATAAAAGCTAATATAGCAAGTAAAGTTAACGATTGCATTTAAAATGGATCGTTATATTCTAACTAGTAGAAATCGAGGAATCGAGCATGACTTTAATTAAAAAATGGACACGCGCACTTAGATATCAAAGTTATTCAAAATGGCCCCCTGCTACACAACAAGCACTTTTAGCAACTGTCAGCACATCTCCTTGGCGTTTGGGCTATCACATTCAATCCGATAGCGGACTACTGAACGATCCTAATGGTTTTGCTTATTTCAATAACAAGTGGCATTTATACTACCAGAACTTCCCTTTTGGCCCAGTTCATGGGTTAAAATCATGGCGTCATTTAACTTCCGATGATTTAGTCCACTGGCAAAAGACAGCTGGCGATCTGTTACCAGATTCTGCCTACGATAGTCACGGCGCCTATTCCGGCTCTGCCTTACCACTTGGCAATCAATTATTTCTGATGTATACCGGTAATGTGCGCGACGCAAATTGGCAACGTCACCCATATCAAAACGGCGCTGTGCTGGACCAGCATAACCAGCTCACCAAATTAAGTAAACCATTGATCAGCGAACCACCAGCTGGTTACACCAGTGAATTTCGTGATCCGCAGATCATCGCAAAACAAGACCAATATTGGGCATTTATTGGTGGACAAACTAACGACAAAGTAGGCACTATCCTTGTTTATCAGTCCAATGACCTACACCAATGGGATTTTATGGGCCCGCTACAACTAGACCAACCCAAAATTGGCTATATGATCGAATGCCCTAATTTAATCCAAATCGGCAATACCACTGTTTTGATCAGTTGTCCCCAAGGTTTAGCACAGTCAACACTCGCTTACCAAAATATTTATCCCAATACTTATTTGCTTAGTGACCAAGTCGACTGGGAAAACTTAACTTTCAACGCACAATACTCACTTAAATTACTAGATGATGGTTTTGACGTTTATGCCACGCAGGCGATCAATGCGCCGGATGGCCGTGCGTTAGCCGTGTCGTGGATTGGCTTGCCTGAGATCGACTATCCCACTGATCGTTACGGTTGGGCCCATTGTTTAAGTCTGATCAAGGAATTAACGATCAAGGACGGCCACCTTTATCAATACCCTGTCAGCGAGAATCAAAAATTACGCACTGATGAGCAACAATTCAACGTTCAGGCAACGCCAGCACCGACAGTTATCCAAGCTAACAGTGGTCAACAATACGAGTTGGCTTTAAACCTTGCCGCAGATCAAGAAATTACACTACACATCGCAGAAAATAGTGACGCTTCTGCCTTTTTTGAGGTAAAATTAAACAGTAAAACCGGTGTTGTCACTGTTGATCGCCAAGCTGCTGGTGAACCATTTGCTGAAAAATACGGCACAGTCCGCACGAGTCAATTACCAGCCCATCACGCGATCACTTTAAATTTATTTGTTGACCATTCAGTTTGCGAGATGTACCTCAATCATGGTTACACTACCCTGACTGCACGCTTTTTCCCCAAGCCGGGCCAACAACAACTATCAGTTAGCAGTCCCACAACGGCTGAGCTCACCGGAAAATTTTGGCAATTAAACGCCATAGATTAAGGAATGATACACGATGGTCAAACTAACTGACGTCGCCAAATTAGCTGGCGTTTCCGCTACTACCGTTTCACGAGTGATCAATAACTACGGTTCTTTATCGCAACACACTAAAGATAAAGTATTTGCCGCAATGCAGGAACTAAATTATCAGCCCAACAGTCTAGCACGTTCGCTGCAAGGTAAGGAAACAAAATTAATCGGCGTTATTTTCCCATCAGTTAGTAACCCTTTTTTTGGTGAGCTCGTTTCATTACTAGAAAGCCATCTTTTCGCCAAAGGCTACAAAGTCATCTTATGTAATAGCGCGGAGAATAAAGAAAAAGAGCGGGCGTATTTACAAATGTTGATTGCCAACCAAGTTGATGGTATTATTGCCGGTGCTCATAATCTAGGCATTGCGGAATATGAACGCGTCGGTTTGCCCATCATTTCGTTTGACCGTGCCTTATCAAATACGATTCCAATCGTCAGCAGCGATAATTATACCGGCGGCGCATTGGCAACGGAAGCATTACTAAAAGCTGGGGCTAAAAAAATCGTCATCCTTTCTGGAATCAACCAGCCGAATTCTCCAACGACGGAACGCTTAAATGGCTATGCCGATACTCTAAAAGCAGCCGACCTACAACCAATCACTGCTGAGATCGATTTTCATACCGCCGCTAATATCAAAGCCTTAAAGATCCATCAGTTACTCGTTGATCAAAAACCGGACGGTGTCTTTTGTACCGATGATCTATCGGCACTTTTACTAATAAATGAAGCGCAAAAATTAGGCTTGGCTATCCCAACTGACTTACAAGTAGTTGGCTATGACGGTACTAAATTAATTCAAGATTATCATCCCGAATTAACTACGATCATGCAACCCATCGATGATATCGCTACTTTATTGATTGATCTGTTGCTACAAAGAATCAAAGACCACCATGTAGCTTTACAACCACGCTACCAATTGCCGGTCAAATTGATCAATGGCCAAACAACGCGTTAAGTTGAATTAAACACGCAAAAAAGCTTCCTACCAACAGTAAACGAGGTTGCGATAATCCCTCCATAATCATCAGATGAATTATTGTATTTCATCTGATGATTATGGAGGGATTATTATATGCCAAGATCCAAACTCACTGCCCTTGAAAAACTCAAACTGATCGAGGCGTTTCAACAGTCAGGTATATCGAGAACGCCACTTTTGCACGACAGCGTGGAATCGATGAGAAAGCGCTTGGAAGAAGCCAAAAAGAACATCCACTATAGCAAGGAATTGAAGCTCAGAACAAACAAAAAAGCAACCCTACTAAAAATTAATTTAGTAAGATTGCACTTATTCGATTGTGTCCATATTCGGACATCAATACCGGCGATCGGGGTCGAACCGATACTCCCGCGAGGGAACTGGATTTTGAATCCAGCGCGTCTGCCAATTCCGCCACGCCGGCATAATACTTATTTTTAAAAGCATGGATACCATACCTTTTTAATACAAAGGCGGTAACCGGATTTGAACCGGTGATAGAGGTTTTGCAGACCTTTGCCTTACCACTTGGCTATACCGCCATCATCAAGGTTCAAATACCTTGAAACTTTTAAACTGGGATAGCTGGATTCGAACCAGCGCATGACAGAGTCAAAGTCTGTTGCCTTACCGCTTGGCTATATCCCAATATGGTACAAGGGCGGTATGTGGGAATCGAACCCACGCGTGCCGGAGCCACAATCCGGTGCGTTAACCACTTCGCCAATACCGCCATGGCAGGGATAGTAGGAGTTGAACCCACATCAACGGTTTTGGAGACCGTGATTCTACCATTGAACTATATCCCTATTATAAAAATGGAGGAGAGTGGATTCGAACCACCGAACCCGAAGGAGCGGATTTACAGTCCGCCGCGTTTAGCCACTTCGCTACTCCTCCATAAATGGCGCGGGACAGAATCGAACTGCCGACACATGGAGCTTCAATCCATTGCTCTACCGACTGAGCTACCGAGCCATATGAAAATATTATAAGCGGTCCCAACGGGACTCGAACCCGTGATCTCCTGCGTGACAGGCAGGCGTCCTAACCAACTAGACCATGGAACCAATGTTGATGGAGGTTACAG
This is a stretch of genomic DNA from Loigolactobacillus coryniformis subsp. coryniformis KCTC 3167 = DSM 20001. It encodes these proteins:
- a CDS encoding amino acid permease — encoded protein: MQDPQKLSRSLKSRHIQMIAIGGAIGTGLFLGSGTAIRAAGPSIILSYLIVGVFCFFLMRAIGELLLSDTSKSSFLDFVKLYLGKRMEFVAGWIYWLCWISLAMADLTATGIYVKYWFPSFPQWATPLIIILVLLITNMVNVGLFGEMESWFSMIKVVAIVALVVVGVVLAVIHFPVSTGHAGFANLVSHGGFFPTGAVGFFMSFQMVVFAFVGIEMVGLTAGETTNPEINLPKAINSLPIRIGLFYIGSMVAIMSVYPWNHITTTSSPFVQVFSSIGVVGAAGILNFVVLTAAMSATNSAIFSTSRTLHALARSGNAPKRFTKLGRNNVPNLALRFSSAILFVIVILNYLMPASIFNLISGVSTINFVFVWLILLWCHIKYRQKYPQGYTKFSMPGYPITDYLSIFFFATVLVFLLFDPSTRVSVIIAFVWFVLMFIAYECMQKTSRKA
- a CDS encoding alpha-galactosidase, which produces MIEFDQRQASFHLSNGRISFVLAIIREKYVLQRYLGSAIRSFHDSNSLRLTDRGFASNPDSTDRKFSVNELPLACPTRGTGDYRLPVLTIVQSGQRRHIDLSYAGYEILAGKPGLTGLPATYVEQVAAAETLKIELVDQIANVKVPLFYTIFQALDIIATHQEVTNCGQQPVMIENCQSLSLDLPPQKLDWLSLYGAHTKEANLNRHPLYPGIQKIESARGTSSPQHQPFFALMAPETTEYNGEVYAFHLIYSGNFMGAVEVDQYGNIRAQLGLNPDTFTWQLTAQETFVAPEVIINYSTSGLNGMSQNFQHLYQANLVAPQFRRRSRPILINTWETMHFDLTAEKCLDLARQAAKLGIELFVLDDGWFKGRNDDTSSLGDWIADETKFPAGISRLAQQIRQLGLQFGLWFEPEMVSRNSDLYRRHPDWCLQVPAYPATESRCQLVLDLTRNDVQDYLITVFRRYLGTGQVDYIKWDMNRHLTDVYAAELADIQQGEAWHRYVLGLYRILAVLTKEFPDVLFEGCSSGGGRFNLGMLYYMPQTWTSDNTDALSRVMIQNGYSLLYPPITLGAHVSRVPNQQVGRQTSLQTRFDVARFGNLGYELDLTKLSENKKQAIMEQISTAKQTRVLMQFGRFYRLETAAINYQAWLIINADQSEFNVLIFQKLVQPAQQYPVFKLHYLDPKRNYRTDSGQIFGGDELMRVGLTLPWVKADFYTYTYHFQAI
- a CDS encoding alpha-glucosidase, which produces MAQSWWQNAVIYQIYPKSFMDANGDGIGDLQGIISKLDYLQQLGVDALWLSPIYVSPQIDNGYDISDYRQIDQRFGTNADMYALIAAAHQRHLKIVMDLVANHTSDQAVWFQESKKSRHNYFSDFYIWRDPKSDGSEPNNWAANFGGSAWTYVPERQQYYLHYYAKEQPDLNWENPLVRQAIYDMMRFWKAQGVDGWRMDVISSISKDQHFTDYPDKLNRPYVLSDQNNGPRLHEFIQEMNREVLAPFNMMSVGEAPGATAANVRKFVDPERKELDMVFSFEHMRADRKAGGVNGKWDYDHFDLLKLKDSLTKWQDNLRDHGWNALYFENHDRARIVSRWGNDQKYRYQSATAFATVLHGMQGTPFVYQGEEIGMTNATFALADYEDIEITTNYRQYVEQDQTMTATEFLAAAQKLSRDHARTPMQWDTSANAGFTIGRPWFQLNPNYRQINVATDRQQHASIFKYYQQLIQLRHQFPILTTGRYQLELPTDQQLFVYRRVTAEQSWLIVANLSAQIVPITRLAELVTTEFVFKLKNNTHRCALDENIQPYEAFILELI
- a CDS encoding ROK family protein; the protein is MKIGAIEAGGTKFVCAVSDEQLTIVAREQIPTTTPAETMGAVISFFQKNPVDAMGIGSFGPIDVAVNSATYGYITATPKVGWRDYDFLGTMKKAFDIPYVWTTDVNVAAYGELKLGAAQGLKSCVYLTVGTGIGGGAVINGQLLHGFGHPEMGHMLIRHDPADTYQGHCPFHADCLEGLAAGPALEQRYQRKAQTLAGDDPAWTLEANYLAQACVDLTVTLSPEMIIFGGGVMKQQQLFPLIRQQFAQQLAGYVPTPAIDDYIVPVQLGDNAGITGCLLLAQEQLR
- a CDS encoding sucrose-specific PTS transporter subunit IIBC; amino-acid sequence: MDHAKVAKDVLSAVGADNIQAAAHCATRLRMVIKDESKINQKALDANPGVKGTFETNGQFQIIIGPGDVDKVYAELIKTTGLSEATPDDIKAAAVNGKKINPFMALIKVLSDIFIPIIPALVAGGLLMALNNVLTAEHLFMAKSVVQAYPALNGFAQIVNTMASAPFTFLPILVGFSATKRFGGNPYLGAAMGMIMVAPDLINGYAVATTMAAGKMVFWNVFGLNVAQAGYQGSVLPVLVVAWILANLEKYFHRHISSAFDFTFTPMLAIIITGFLTFIVVGPVMRGVSDGLTTGLVWLYNTAGAFGTGIFGTFYSAIVITGLHQTFPAIETTLLANVKQTGGSFIFPIASMANIAQGAACLAVFFVTKNKKQKGLASSASVSALLGITEPAIFGVNLKLKFPFVCAMIASGIASAVIGAMHVLSVSMGPASVIGFICISARSVPGFLIGVVISFVLGFALTFVYGKRVLNATPEMAAVTDAAADINLAPEASDAGKVQDEIVAAPVAGESVPLQQVDDQVFSAEIMGKGAAIIPSDNNVYAPASGTVTVTYDSMHAYGIKTDAGAEILIHLGIDTVNLAGAHFTTSVRKGQIVQQGDLLGTFDVAAIKAAGYDSTVMVIITNTLAYGGVDRINNQTVKSGEQLIALTENINQ